The stretch of DNA ATGTCGGCCAAATTTCTGGGTTGCTAGGTACTTCGTAGCAGACACCAAGTCTTGTATGGAAGGCCGTGATTGGGGATTATCCTGAAGACACATCAATGCAATATCTATAGCCTGGCGTAAAACATAATCTGAGAACTGGCCTTGCAATTTTTGATCAGCTAATTGCCTCAAGTTCTTGCGATCTTTCAACAGAGGACGAGCCTATAAGTGATTAGAAGCGAATTAGATGGTATACAGAATAGCCAAAGCAAGGAAACAAGATTCTATCTGGTGTTTTAAGTTCATTATATTCTGGAAAACAATGATGCTGACTTCAATAGCAGGCACCCAGACCCTCAAAAGTTGGCACTTACTTTGGTCCCTACAAACAAGACACCTACCGGTCGCCAGAAAAAATACCAATCCAGTAAGCCCTTTGTTGCAAAATGTGCAGGATATGCCATGTCAAAGGCCACAATGTAATTGCTACTATTTTTACTGGAGTGGAAAAGTGCAAGATCTCGAGCAAATTTTGAGCAAGGCGCAACTTAGCCAGAGTGCAGTCACATTGATTATAAAGTAAATAAAGGTTCAATTTTGTTACCCATTCAAGAAGTTTCTGATTTCCATGTTCCCCAGTTGTATCCACTGCCCTACGTCCAGTTATTATTTCCAACAAGACAATACCAAAACAGTAGATGTCAGACTTCGTGGTCAGTTTTCCTGTGTCATAATACTCAGGTGCACAGTATCCCTGGGTTCCCATGACCCTTGTTGAAACATGAGACTTATCCTTGGGCGGACCAAACTTTGCAAGCCCAAAGTCAGAAAGTTTTGGATGAAATCCTTCACCTAATAGTATGTTTGATGACTTGAGGTCCCTGTGGATTACAGGTGGGTCTGCTTGGTTGTGAAGGTAATCCAACCCTTCAGCTATATCAGCTGCTATCTTCATCCTTGTATTCCAGTCCAGTGGCTGCATATCAGGAGGAAGATCTGAAAATTGTTCCCCGGACTATTAGTTATATACTACAGCAAATGAGCAGGAAGTAGTACTGCTTGAGAGTGCTTGGAACAAAGGATGAAGTGCAGAAAAAGTGGCAAATTCCAACATCTCTTGAATGCGAAAAAGAGATCTTTAAGCAAGGGTCTGGTTAAAAACTGTAATAGGAAGACCTAAGAATTTACAGAAGAGGTGTTACAGAAACAGAATTGCTTCCAATTTTCCCGGCAGGACTCATTTGTTCAAGCTTGAATTAAAGAGAAACGGAacatttagaaaaaaaaatgacatattACCATGGAGCTGATATTCCAGTGAACCCAAAGGCAAGAGTTCATATACAAGAAGACGTTGCTCCCCCTCGGCACAGAAACCAACTAAATCAACAAGGTTAGGATGATGCAAAAGAGAGAGCATGAGAACCTCCACAAGGAACTCTTTAGACCCTTGAAGTCCTGAAGGATCTAGCTTTTTAATAGCTACGACCTGAAAAGTGATAATTTATGAAGTCCTAAAGCTTCAGAAATTTGCAAGTCATGCACCACAAAAACTATGAAGAAAGCAGAGATCACAGAGGAAAAATCATTCAGTGCATTAAGAGAGCCCCACAACCACAACTAGAAGTTCGTTTTAGATTGGAATTACCTGACCGGTGCTGTCTATCTTCCCTTTATATATGGACCCAAAACCGCCTTCTCCAATAAGGCACTCTCTCCTGAAattttttgttgcagaagcaagTTCTCGATAGGAGAATGTAGTATTACAATTTTGAACATGACAACTATCCAGTGAAGCACCACGTTTCAGTGTTGGTTCTAAAGTTTCAGGCATTTTAACTGCACGTATCATAGAAAGTATAGTGAAGAAATGCAGCAAGAAGTTGTTCCACAAGCTGTAAGAAAGAAGCACAATTTGAATAGAAGATATTCAAAAACATAAatcaagagagagagacagCATTGGCGGTCAACTGTCTATCAAAGTAGCGCAGAAGCAAGTAGGTTTTCGCCACATATAAAGCCAAAGACTTTGATCTTTATAACATATAAATAAGGGGTTGTTCTAGAATGGAATGAAAAAGAGACAGTTGTCCACTTGTAGCATAGTGGTGGCGAAGTGCATGATTCATGAAGAAGGTTATTGAGAGCTAATCGTGCTTGATAGGGTTGCAAGTCTTACCACGGGAAATTTGCAACCCGTTATCTATCTCTTATAGCAGCAGCAAGAAGGGGTGTTTAGTTCAGAGGACAACAAAGATGTGCCATAGCAAAGGAAACTTAGAATGGCGTGACAGTTTCTGCTCCGAATTACTCCTAgcattttttgagaaattaaaagtcAATGAAATTGTTGTTCAGTTAAAAGTATCGAACTTTTCTGCTTTTCTTTCTGATCATTACGTTTTCGTGGCTGCTCTTCTCTAACCCTGTAAAACTATCATACGTGGTACTGTACTCCTACAGTAGTAATGTTTACGAGCTTCTTGCAGTCAAGCACGAATAAATAATCAACAAGAATGGTGGAAAACGAAAAAGAAACACCAAGTAAAGCGAACAAAGCTAAAAATGACAAGAATTTCCTCTTTTGGtttattttaaaacaaaaaaaaaaaaaagaaaggggagAGAAATTAATAACAAACCAGAAGAAGAGGAGGCAGGAATAAGGGTGGAGGCCAGGGCTGCATCCTCGTCCTCATGGAATTTCAATTCTCTCTTAGTGTCAGCAGGTTGTTTATCCATCATCATGCTTACGCCTTCCTTTCTGCAGCCAAAGCATGAACACAAGCCCATATTCTGACAGGTACACAAGCCctttttctataaaattttatatatatatatatatatataagtacgAGTAGTAGGATTCGAGGCCTTggctactccataaaatccagAGACATGTTCTCATGAATCAAAATCATGATCTTCTTTCTTTATTAGGATGCTGGTGCGAGCCGGGGTTTGGTTTTCCACTTTCTTCTTGTCCGACTAGTTAGCGAGTAAATTTGAGGTTTTTGTACGTTAGGGGGACCCAAAATCAAATACTAAATCATCAAATGAATCAAGTGCGATCCGTGCGTGCGTGTGATACGGAGGAATGCGACTCCTTATCAGCGTCACCATCCTCGCCCCCGCTCCTCTTAGaaaatccttgataaaccaAACAAACATTACCCAGCCAGCAAATTAACAGCAACCAAAACAAAAGCCATCATCTTCTCCTGTCAGTTTTTCTCGTGGACCACCCAAAAACTATGCCACCACGCACGCACCAACCAACGGAGATATATAGCGTGCGATAGTACAAAGTACTACATAAAATTCAAGAACCAAAGAGCAGCCGTGCTTCAAATTTCGATCATGGGTAATGAAGAAACCGTCGGTGTACAGTTTTTGGACGAAGGCCGGACGGTTTAGCTAGAGgaaaaaatcgttcaaaatgatgtttatattttgtaaaatgatttttttctgtctttcattttttaaaatataattttacgtACTTTACAAATAAATATTTGGTAAATTTGGTTTCTATCTAAATTTTCGACTAGTTTTTTTGTCGGAATTTGccgcacgtgatcattttttaggaaTAACATTGTCTAATCGAATTTCACATAATCCGATCAACAGTCTCTTAcacttcacaaaatgaattttttcattccTTATCGATCATGTGTATaaatagcatttttttttaacacacacacatacatatatttgatttcattttaaCAGTACGAATATCAtgtaatata from Coffea eugenioides isolate CCC68of unplaced genomic scaffold, Ceug_1.0 ScVebR1_1589;HRSCAF=2465, whole genome shotgun sequence encodes:
- the LOC113755572 gene encoding probable serine/threonine-protein kinase PBL7, which gives rise to MAFVLVAVNLLAGKEGVSMMMDKQPADTKRELKFHEDEDAALASTLIPASSSSVKMPETLEPTLKRGASLDSCHVQNCNTTFSYRELASATKNFRRECLIGEGGFGSIYKGKIDSTGQVVAIKKLDPSGLQGSKEFLVEVLMLSLLHHPNLVDLVGFCAEGEQRLLVYELLPLGSLEYQLHDLPPDMQPLDWNTRMKIAADIAEGLDYLHNQADPPVIHRDLKSSNILLGEGFHPKLSDFGLAKFGPPKDKSHVSTRVMGTQGYCAPEYYDTGKLTTKSDIYCFGIVLLEIITGRRAVDTTGEHGNQKLLEWARPLLKDRKNLRQLADQKLQGQFSDYVLRQAIDIALMCLQDNPQSRPSIQDLVSATKYLATQKFGRHAAHATRDGKRNDGRVSREEGKQELITAVQGAEDASPELNTFTSNKDQERAQAIAEAKQWGESWRAKMQLCRQIESDDL